In the genome of Ignavibacteriales bacterium, one region contains:
- a CDS encoding DUF177 domain-containing protein, producing MIIKISSLSDGEHNFEFIEKSENVGLTNPFEGDTRIVLKLRKTHSQVIIDNELSINCGFECDRCGTEFKQNIVTNYQIVYLFGKEPVESDAVNVIYLPVDADKIDLKPEIIDYATLAVPMKKLCREDCKGLCYKCGKNLNAGECGCSENTTDIRWQPLADLKDKLNKK from the coding sequence ATGATAATCAAGATCAGCAGTCTCAGTGACGGTGAACATAACTTTGAATTTATTGAGAAGTCAGAAAATGTTGGTCTTACAAATCCATTTGAGGGTGATACCCGCATAGTTCTGAAGTTAAGGAAAACTCATTCCCAGGTTATTATTGACAATGAGCTTTCAATTAACTGTGGTTTTGAATGCGACAGGTGTGGTACTGAGTTCAAGCAGAACATTGTAACCAACTACCAGATAGTTTATTTGTTTGGAAAAGAGCCTGTTGAAAGTGATGCGGTCAATGTAATTTATCTGCCAGTTGATGCAGATAAAATCGATCTTAAACCTGAGATAATTGATTACGCTACACTTGCTGTACCTATGAAAAAATTATGCCGGGAAGATTGTAAAGGACTTTGTTACAAATGCGGAAAGAACCTGAATGCAGGTGAATGCGGCTGCTCTGAAAACACAACAGATATCAGGTGGCAGCCATTAGCAGATTTGAAAGATAAATTAAATAAAAAATAA
- the rpmF gene encoding 50S ribosomal protein L32, with protein sequence MPNPKRKWSKSRRDKRRTHYKATVPALSTCSHCGEMKLSHRACPSCGYYNERSMFLPKS encoded by the coding sequence ATGCCAAATCCAAAACGTAAGTGGTCTAAAAGCAGAAGAGACAAAAGAAGAACACATTACAAAGCAACTGTACCTGCATTAAGCACCTGCTCTCATTGCGGTGAAATGAAATTATCTCATCGTGCCTGTCCTTCTTGCGGTTACTACAACGAACGATCAATGTTTTTACCGAAAAGCTAA
- a CDS encoding carbohydrate-binding domain-containing protein — protein MKKNILTIITLFVFSSVTLPQYLKVEKQNGETLEYTLSDIDSITFNIESLEKLSTLNQILSFDKLIIHNSGVINEIAISDIVNIAFNDTGTVIYFQTTGGLSQYNISEVDSITFSGISDSTVYIVYNESGVGVTNPLASLGVLIEVQGSDVVVNSTAGISDINYVLSGMTSDGMFKIYSDKKLNLHLNNVQITNNDGPAINIQSSKKITVDIVEGTNNILTDGVVYSTPPDSEDQDAAFFSEGQLIFTGNGILEINANGTDQHGIKSDDYIEINSGSIKINHSVKDGVNVNDGFYMFGGSLDITATGDGIDADENFIEIYDGSVTVLSSSQDVSALKADSLISISGGLIDITVQGNQSKGLNSNRNIEISGGNFQINTSGGVVLEPSGFGFNPSYCTAINADSLVRIDSCTVTISTSGGGSRGISCDGLVIIESGTMSIVSTGNGATYTNSTGQTDAYTGPCINSDGRIYISGGETSLSHSGRGGKGIYCDAQIIVGSVDLQPTLNVTTTGQSITISNGNYAEAKAISADSLIKIYNGNITISSADDGIKSKTYVDINGGTLNINNSKEGIEAPNIFVNGGEVRVNATDDGFNATYGNGGEFDDGSNLTFNNGYVYVSSTQGDAIDSNGDVNFNGGVIIVHGPQSSPEVGMDYNGTCKVTGGFVVISGTNSNMTQAPGNTSTQRSVLLRTSQSLNAGTLFHLEDTNGNTLLTFAPNRRYYSIVFSDSALTNGTSYRVYTGGSSTGTLKDGLYTGGTYSGGTLRTTFTLNNIVQTVTF, from the coding sequence TTGAAAAAAAATATTCTAACCATTATAACGCTATTTGTTTTTTCGTCTGTAACACTGCCACAATATTTAAAAGTAGAGAAACAAAACGGGGAAACACTTGAATACACTTTATCGGATATTGACAGTATTACCTTCAACATAGAAAGTCTTGAAAAACTAAGTACTCTAAACCAGATATTATCTTTTGACAAACTTATCATTCACAATTCCGGAGTAATAAACGAAATAGCAATTTCTGATATTGTTAACATTGCTTTCAATGATACAGGCACAGTTATTTATTTTCAGACGACGGGTGGGTTAAGTCAGTATAACATTTCAGAAGTCGATAGTATCACATTCAGCGGTATTTCTGATTCTACAGTTTACATAGTTTATAATGAATCGGGTGTCGGTGTTACAAATCCATTAGCAAGTCTTGGAGTTTTAATTGAAGTACAGGGATCAGATGTTGTTGTTAATTCAACAGCCGGGATAAGTGATATTAACTATGTTTTATCAGGTATGACTTCGGATGGTATGTTTAAAATTTACTCGGACAAAAAACTTAATCTTCATTTGAACAACGTTCAGATAACTAATAATGACGGACCTGCAATCAATATTCAGTCTAGTAAAAAAATAACAGTAGATATTGTCGAAGGCACAAACAATATTCTTACAGATGGAGTTGTCTATTCTACTCCACCCGATTCTGAAGATCAGGACGCAGCTTTTTTCAGTGAAGGACAATTAATTTTTACGGGTAACGGAATCCTTGAAATAAATGCAAACGGTACGGATCAGCACGGAATTAAGAGCGATGATTATATAGAAATTAATAGTGGCAGTATTAAGATAAATCATTCTGTAAAAGATGGAGTAAATGTCAATGATGGTTTTTATATGTTCGGTGGTAGTCTTGATATAACTGCCACCGGTGATGGAATAGATGCCGACGAAAACTTTATAGAAATTTATGATGGCTCAGTTACAGTACTAAGTTCTTCTCAGGATGTAAGCGCATTAAAAGCTGATAGTCTGATATCCATTTCAGGAGGTCTTATCGATATTACTGTTCAGGGTAATCAGTCTAAAGGATTAAATTCAAACCGAAATATTGAAATTAGCGGAGGCAATTTTCAGATCAATACTTCTGGTGGCGTAGTTCTTGAACCTTCTGGATTCGGTTTTAACCCTTCGTATTGTACCGCGATAAATGCTGATTCACTTGTTCGAATTGATTCTTGTACTGTAACGATCAGTACAAGCGGGGGAGGATCAAGAGGAATTTCTTGCGATGGACTAGTTATTATTGAATCAGGAACAATGAGTATAGTTTCAACGGGGAACGGAGCTACCTATACTAATTCAACAGGTCAGACAGATGCCTACACCGGACCTTGTATAAATTCTGATGGCAGGATTTATATATCGGGAGGTGAAACTTCATTGTCACATTCCGGAAGAGGTGGAAAAGGAATTTATTGCGACGCTCAAATAATTGTAGGATCAGTTGACTTACAGCCAACACTGAATGTTACAACAACTGGTCAATCCATCACAATTAGTAATGGAAATTATGCAGAAGCAAAAGCTATCTCAGCCGATAGTCTGATTAAAATTTACAATGGAAATATCACAATTTCCTCTGCGGATGATGGGATCAAATCAAAGACATACGTAGATATAAATGGCGGTACACTGAATATCAATAATTCCAAAGAAGGAATTGAAGCTCCGAATATTTTTGTTAATGGCGGAGAAGTAAGAGTTAATGCAACAGATGATGGATTTAACGCAACCTACGGCAATGGTGGTGAATTTGATGATGGAAGTAACCTAACTTTCAACAATGGTTATGTATATGTAAGTTCGACGCAGGGTGATGCCATAGACAGTAATGGCGATGTTAATTTTAACGGAGGGGTAATTATCGTGCACGGACCTCAATCATCACCTGAAGTCGGAATGGATTATAATGGAACTTGTAAGGTCACAGGTGGTTTTGTTGTAATCTCGGGGACAAACTCTAACATGACACAAGCTCCGGGAAACACTTCAACACAGCGTTCTGTTCTTTTAAGAACGTCACAGAGTCTTAATGCAGGAACACTTTTCCATCTCGAAGATACAAACGGGAATACTCTTTTAACCTTTGCACCAAACCGAAGATATTACTCAATAGTATTTTCTGATTCTGCATTAACAAATGGTACATCTTACAGAGTTTATACGGGTGGAAGTTCAACCGGAACATTAAAGGATGGATTGTATACCGGGGGTACTTATTCAGGTGGAACACTTCGTACTACATTTACGCTCAATAATATTGTGCAGACGGTCACATTTTAA
- the plsX gene encoding phosphate acyltransferase PlsX translates to MSNSDPLPGKCRIVVDAMGGDFAPQNAVLGALQAFEERKDFELTLVGDEKKILQVIKSNNLNQSGINLHRTSEIIEMSDNPTTAIKKKTDSSIVIGATLVRDKKADAFVSAGNTGAMMAASTLIIGRIAGVGRPTIGALMPNESGVCALFDVGASVDSKPRHLLEYAVMGSIYVKELFGIQNPKVGVLSVGEEDSKGSEVSLAALELIRKTNLNCIGNVEGRDILKGTAHVIVCDGYVGNILLKFGEGVLNLLKYKFKDYASRGFINKLKIGLMRNSLRSMLKDFDYQEFGGVPLLGVNGISIIGHGSSTPKAIKNMVIRAQEMYAKSLVQKIENSIKQYSSL, encoded by the coding sequence ATGAGCAATTCCGATCCATTACCCGGAAAATGCAGAATAGTGGTTGATGCTATGGGGGGCGATTTCGCCCCTCAGAATGCTGTTTTAGGCGCACTACAAGCATTTGAGGAACGAAAAGATTTTGAATTGACTTTAGTAGGTGATGAAAAAAAAATTTTGCAAGTGATCAAATCCAACAACCTCAACCAATCGGGAATAAATCTACATCGCACCTCTGAAATAATTGAAATGTCAGACAATCCTACCACAGCAATTAAGAAAAAGACAGATTCATCAATCGTTATCGGTGCTACACTTGTAAGAGATAAAAAAGCAGATGCCTTCGTTAGTGCCGGCAATACGGGTGCGATGATGGCTGCTTCAACATTGATAATCGGAAGGATTGCTGGTGTGGGCAGACCTACAATTGGGGCCTTGATGCCGAATGAGTCCGGGGTTTGTGCACTGTTTGATGTTGGTGCAAGTGTTGATTCAAAACCAAGACACTTACTTGAATATGCAGTGATGGGATCAATTTATGTCAAAGAACTTTTTGGCATTCAAAATCCGAAAGTCGGTGTGTTAAGTGTTGGTGAAGAAGACAGCAAGGGAAGCGAAGTTTCGCTTGCAGCGCTTGAACTTATACGCAAAACCAACCTCAATTGTATTGGTAATGTTGAGGGAAGGGATATTCTAAAAGGTACAGCACACGTGATCGTCTGTGATGGCTATGTAGGGAACATCCTTTTAAAATTCGGTGAAGGCGTGCTTAATCTCCTTAAGTATAAATTTAAAGACTATGCTTCACGCGGTTTTATTAATAAATTGAAAATCGGATTGATGAGAAATTCATTAAGAAGCATGCTAAAGGATTTCGATTACCAGGAATTTGGTGGTGTACCATTGCTTGGAGTTAACGGAATAAGTATTATTGGACATGGATCCAGTACACCTAAAGCCATAAAAAATATGGTAATCCGTGCCCAGGAAATGTATGCTAAGAGCCTTGTACAAAAGATAGAAAATTCAATTAAACAGTATTCGAGTCTATAA